A part of Candidatus Bathyanammoxibius amoris genomic DNA contains:
- the modC gene encoding molybdenum ABC transporter ATP-binding protein — MKLKVDIRRQVGTFHLDVAFTIEKKTLTAIFGPSGSGKTTILNCVTGVIEPSDGEISIDGKLLYSSANHINLPPERRGMGYVFQEGLLFPHLTVEKNIYYGFRQEDETGHRIVPQAVIDVLDIKDLLGKKPGQLSGGEQQRAAVARALLSNPQLLIFDEPVSALDWGLKSRFLGYLKRVKEEFRVPILYVTHALAEIMNLADEVIVVKNGRVLATGGATSLFHYPDVFPIIESEGLENVLTLKVLSHNTGRGVTELELGRQKLVVPMGGPEPGSNVSAIVRAQDIIVSRERPVGLSARNILKGVVEDISVAGNKAVLYVNLGERVIVEITLESLKELGISKGQTYFFIIKSNAIKVC; from the coding sequence ATGAAACTCAAAGTAGATATAAGAAGACAGGTTGGCACGTTCCACCTGGACGTTGCGTTTACCATAGAGAAAAAAACCCTGACCGCCATCTTTGGGCCCTCGGGGAGCGGCAAGACTACAATACTTAACTGTGTCACCGGGGTAATAGAACCCTCAGACGGAGAGATATCAATTGACGGCAAACTGCTGTACTCCAGCGCGAACCATATAAACCTACCCCCCGAGCGTCGCGGCATGGGTTACGTGTTCCAGGAGGGGCTGCTTTTCCCCCATCTTACGGTGGAAAAGAATATCTACTACGGCTTTCGCCAGGAGGATGAGACAGGGCACCGTATAGTGCCGCAGGCGGTCATAGACGTCCTTGATATAAAAGACCTTCTTGGTAAAAAACCAGGCCAGTTATCGGGCGGAGAGCAGCAGAGGGCGGCCGTCGCCAGAGCGCTCCTTTCAAACCCTCAGCTCCTTATATTCGACGAGCCGGTGTCTGCCCTGGACTGGGGTCTGAAGAGCCGGTTCCTGGGCTATCTTAAACGGGTGAAGGAAGAGTTTCGTGTCCCAATACTCTATGTTACCCACGCCCTCGCTGAGATCATGAACCTTGCCGATGAGGTGATAGTGGTAAAGAACGGCAGGGTACTGGCCACCGGCGGCGCAACAAGCCTCTTTCACTACCCGGACGTATTTCCCATAATAGAATCCGAGGGGCTTGAGAACGTACTCACCCTCAAGGTGCTTTCACATAACACCGGGCGCGGTGTGACGGAGCTTGAGCTGGGAAGGCAAAAACTTGTGGTGCCTATGGGCGGGCCTGAGCCCGGCTCCAATGTCTCGGCGATAGTGCGTGCCCAGGACATAATCGTAAGCCGTGAGAGGCCGGTGGGCCTGAGCGCGCGCAATATTCTGAAGGGAGTAGTGGAAGACATATCCGTGGCGGGTAACAAGGCCGTTTTGTACGTGAATCTGGGAGAGCGCGTCATTGTCGAGATAACCCTTGAGTCACTTAAAGAACTTGGGATAAGCAAGGGACAGACGTATTTTTTTATAATCAAATCCAACGCCATAAAGGTCTGTTAG
- the modB gene encoding molybdate ABC transporter permease subunit — protein MLSQEELSAIYISMKVAVCSTLLILPPGIFISWVLAKSRIRGKSVIDTLVSLPLALAPVVSGFFLLILISRTGLVGRTLYGEFGIELPFTWYAAVLASALIAFPLLVRVVRVAMEEVDPRLENAARTLGAGPWRVFYTVTLPLAIRGVIAGSILAFTRSLGEFGATIMVAGNIPGKTQTIPLAVFNYVQTGHDEKGIRLVLIATVLAFFALFLAQNISKRTTH, from the coding sequence GTGTTATCACAAGAAGAGCTATCCGCCATATATATCTCCATGAAGGTCGCAGTGTGCAGCACGCTTCTTATCCTTCCCCCCGGTATATTTATAAGCTGGGTGTTGGCCAAATCCCGTATCAGGGGCAAGTCCGTTATTGATACCCTTGTCAGTCTGCCTCTGGCACTCGCGCCCGTGGTGAGCGGGTTTTTCCTGCTTATCCTGATAAGCAGGACGGGACTTGTCGGGCGGACCCTTTACGGGGAGTTCGGCATAGAGCTGCCCTTTACATGGTATGCGGCGGTGCTGGCCAGTGCGCTTATAGCCTTTCCGCTGCTGGTAAGGGTTGTACGGGTTGCCATGGAAGAGGTTGACCCCAGGCTGGAGAACGCCGCCCGGACACTTGGCGCAGGCCCCTGGAGGGTGTTCTATACGGTCACACTGCCGCTCGCAATAAGGGGCGTGATAGCCGGCTCAATCCTCGCGTTTACGCGTAGTCTGGGGGAGTTCGGGGCCACCATCATGGTAGCGGGGAATATCCCCGGAAAGACACAAACCATCCCGCTGGCCGTGTTCAATTACGTCCAGACGGGTCACGACGAAAAGGGTATAAGACTGGTATTAATCGCCACCGTACTCGCGTTTTTCGCCCTGTTTCTTGCCCAAAACATCTCCAAGCGCACCACCCACTGA
- the modA gene encoding molybdate ABC transporter substrate-binding protein, translating to MRERWPLILLLLFLVISFPVVVYAGEESSDEILVFVAASLTDAMKEIKDRFEEEKGGGSKVFLSFGGSGTLYRQILKGAPADIFISASATQADALELEGFVLLDTRKDLLTNTLVVIVSRGGGVKIEQPGDLVRREVGKIAIGEPGSVPAGAYAKEALENLGLWEDLHPKIVPALDVRTVLAYVERQAAGAGIVYKTDALISDEVEVAYEFPEDSHTRIIYPAVILKDTGAGAMAGEFMDFISSAEAIETFESYGFKAAEGS from the coding sequence ATGCGGGAACGATGGCCACTTATTCTTCTTTTGCTGTTTCTTGTCATTTCTTTCCCGGTAGTCGTGTACGCGGGGGAGGAATCTTCTGACGAGATACTGGTGTTTGTCGCGGCGAGCCTGACGGACGCCATGAAAGAGATTAAGGACAGGTTTGAGGAAGAGAAGGGCGGCGGCAGTAAGGTCTTTTTGAGTTTCGGGGGTTCGGGTACCCTTTACCGCCAGATACTAAAAGGTGCCCCGGCGGACATATTCATATCCGCCAGCGCCACTCAGGCGGACGCCCTTGAGCTTGAGGGCTTTGTACTGCTTGACACAAGAAAGGACCTCCTGACCAACACCCTGGTTGTCATTGTATCCAGAGGCGGTGGAGTGAAGATTGAGCAACCCGGAGACCTGGTGCGAAGAGAGGTCGGGAAGATAGCCATCGGCGAGCCGGGCTCTGTACCGGCGGGGGCCTACGCAAAGGAGGCCCTGGAAAATCTGGGACTCTGGGAAGACCTGCATCCGAAGATAGTACCCGCCTTGGACGTGAGGACCGTGCTTGCATACGTAGAACGCCAGGCGGCCGGAGCCGGCATCGTCTACAAAACCGATGCCTTGATAAGTGATGAAGTAGAAGTGGCATATGAATTCCCGGAAGACAGCCACACAAGGATAATCTACCCCGCGGTCATATTGAAAGACACGGGGGCAGGGGCCATGGCAGGGGAGTTCATGGATTTTATCTCCTCCGCAGAGGCAATAGAGACCTTTGAATCATACGGCTTCAAGGCAGCAGAAGGGAGCTAG
- a CDS encoding LysR family transcriptional regulator, giving the protein MPKKMTPRFKVWIEKEGGVVFAEGRKILLEAVDELGSLNAAAKKLGMSYRAAWGKIKATEKRLGVTLLKTSIGGRRGGGARLTKDARKLLNRYNRYKARVKASVEREYKAVFKD; this is encoded by the coding sequence ATGCCCAAAAAGATGACTCCCCGGTTCAAGGTGTGGATAGAGAAAGAAGGGGGAGTTGTGTTCGCGGAGGGCCGGAAAATCCTGCTGGAAGCGGTTGATGAGCTGGGTTCGCTGAACGCGGCCGCCAAGAAACTGGGCATGTCATACCGCGCGGCATGGGGAAAGATAAAGGCCACGGAAAAGCGATTGGGTGTAACGCTGCTCAAGACCAGCATCGGCGGAAGGAGAGGGGGTGGCGCAAGGCTCACAAAGGACGCCAGGAAACTCCTCAACCGTTACAACAGGTACAAGGCGCGCGTCAAGGCCAGCGTGGAAAGAGAATACAAGGCTGTATTCAAGGACTGA
- a CDS encoding cache domain-containing protein encodes MAQRPPSSIPPRRRPQEPAKPAADGSPHENKRAKSTSLLIYLIIICFFGNLIPYIITTSVNCAVARSYIRQEAIDHLISVRDIKKRELENYFFERRGDAYQLCTNILFKWAITSYVDAYRRGGMAGGETAGLKGQRYKEVDERYHRILSGFADAYQYYDVLIVDVDGNVVASAKKNPEIGANLLKDEKYRDTTLAKAFDRGKMGLTVTDMEWYDGYNGPAQFVAAPIIKESEDAPLLGVLILFMDGTQINDIMQQRPGLKESGETYLVGQDFLMRSDSRFTTNASEILKLEVDTNPSRKAINEGVTDYGIYRDYRGVKVISAFTPIQISPEVRWALVAEIDKAEALSMEGAMISRVVWMTFAMIPIWVLIIFLFYRIMKQEFLTEE; translated from the coding sequence ATGGCACAAAGACCCCCATCTTCGATACCGCCGAGGAGGAGACCACAGGAGCCGGCAAAGCCTGCAGCCGACGGCAGTCCTCATGAGAATAAGAGGGCAAAATCGACCTCCCTGCTCATCTACCTCATCATAATCTGCTTCTTCGGCAACCTTATACCCTACATAATAACCACCTCTGTGAACTGTGCGGTTGCGAGGAGTTACATACGACAGGAGGCGATTGACCACCTTATATCCGTAAGGGACATAAAGAAGCGTGAACTGGAAAACTACTTCTTCGAAAGAAGGGGTGACGCGTACCAGCTGTGTACGAACATACTTTTCAAGTGGGCGATAACCTCATACGTAGACGCGTACCGAAGGGGAGGCATGGCGGGCGGCGAAACGGCCGGTCTTAAAGGGCAGAGGTATAAAGAGGTGGACGAGCGATACCACAGGATACTGAGCGGTTTTGCTGACGCGTACCAATACTACGATGTCCTCATCGTGGACGTTGACGGCAACGTCGTGGCCAGCGCGAAAAAAAACCCAGAGATTGGAGCAAACCTCCTCAAGGATGAAAAATACCGTGACACTACACTGGCGAAGGCCTTTGACAGAGGCAAGATGGGGCTGACCGTAACCGATATGGAGTGGTACGACGGCTATAACGGGCCGGCCCAGTTCGTCGCCGCGCCGATAATTAAGGAGTCCGAAGACGCCCCCCTGCTGGGCGTACTTATATTATTCATGGACGGCACACAGATAAACGACATAATGCAGCAGAGGCCGGGTCTTAAGGAATCGGGCGAGACCTATCTTGTCGGCCAGGATTTTCTGATGCGTTCCGACTCGCGCTTTACCACTAATGCCTCTGAGATACTTAAACTGGAGGTTGACACAAATCCTTCACGAAAAGCAATAAATGAAGGGGTAACAGATTACGGCATCTACCGAGACTACCGTGGCGTGAAGGTGATAAGCGCCTTTACACCCATACAGATATCGCCCGAGGTCCGGTGGGCGCTTGTGGCAGAGATAGACAAGGCCGAGGCGCTGAGCATGGAAGGGGCTATGATTTCTCGCGTTGTATGGATGACGTTTGCCATGATTCCGATCTGGGTCCTGATTATCTTTTTATTCTACAGGATAATGAAGCAGGAATTTCTTACCGAGGAGTAG
- a CDS encoding rhodanese-like domain-containing protein: MDRRLVMDCGLVLIICSVFFFGILPFIAGEEAGEAGETMLLGVLFASDNDNEEVAGISPEDAAEGVAEGRFDVILDVRQPAEYKEMHIPGAVLIPLGRLKDEAQTRLNSPDKPVLTYCAVGGRSLQAARVLMDMGYTHVFNLEGGIIAWKEKGYPVVK; the protein is encoded by the coding sequence ATGGACAGAAGGCTGGTCATGGATTGTGGATTGGTTTTAATAATATGCAGTGTGTTTTTTTTTGGCATACTCCCGTTCATAGCGGGCGAAGAGGCGGGCGAAGCGGGTGAAACAATGCTACTTGGAGTGTTGTTTGCAAGCGACAATGACAATGAGGAGGTGGCTGGGATCTCTCCCGAGGATGCCGCAGAGGGGGTGGCCGAAGGCAGGTTTGACGTCATCCTGGACGTAAGACAGCCTGCGGAATATAAGGAGATGCACATACCGGGCGCCGTGCTCATACCCCTGGGCAGGCTGAAAGACGAGGCCCAAACCAGGTTAAACAGCCCTGACAAACCCGTCCTCACCTACTGCGCCGTCGGTGGGCGCAGCCTGCAGGCAGCCAGGGTTCTGATGGATATGGGCTATACACACGTGTTCAACCTTGAAGGCGGTATAATCGCGTGGAAGGAAAAGGGCTACCCTGTCGTTAAATAA
- a CDS encoding tyrosine-type recombinase/integrase, with the protein MPLRKIALSWYMDDYINGTRVRKKLSKNRDIARRIREDILKKADLSRFGIAPDNYPLSELKEKFFEEVRPRVDPRTFQTYETLVNQAMGYIGGNVPLHQIRHRLNEYFNERQQNGISGRTLNKTLELLKRMLSYGVETNLIPFNPLAGVAKVKEKKKPRRPLTPEEIPLLLEHSDKWRIVWLTFILTGLRKMELVRLQVRDIDRKACTLAVRASKTDAGVRVIHLHRTLQRGLRPLLKGKAPEDSVFTTERGTPLKNNLLRAFRVCLKNAGIPGEGLDLHALRYTFSSLLGSVDVHEKKQQTLMGHRSSVMTSKYTHTYDKDLREAVERISLDIE; encoded by the coding sequence ATGCCGCTCCGTAAAATTGCCCTATCCTGGTACATGGACGACTACATCAACGGTACGAGGGTCCGCAAAAAGCTCTCTAAGAATCGGGATATAGCCAGGCGCATACGTGAGGACATACTCAAGAAGGCCGACCTCTCAAGATTCGGGATCGCGCCGGATAACTATCCACTCTCAGAGCTCAAGGAGAAATTTTTTGAAGAGGTCCGGCCCAGAGTGGATCCCCGAACCTTTCAAACCTACGAAACCCTGGTAAATCAAGCGATGGGGTATATTGGCGGCAATGTACCTTTGCACCAGATACGGCACCGGCTAAACGAATACTTTAACGAACGGCAACAGAACGGCATCTCAGGCCGCACTCTGAACAAAACCCTCGAGCTCCTCAAACGGATGCTGTCCTACGGCGTGGAGACCAATCTCATACCGTTCAATCCACTGGCAGGTGTGGCAAAGGTCAAGGAGAAGAAAAAACCCCGGAGGCCTCTTACACCGGAGGAAATACCCCTGTTGCTTGAGCACTCCGATAAATGGCGCATTGTATGGCTCACGTTTATCCTGACAGGGCTTCGGAAAATGGAATTGGTCAGACTACAGGTCAGAGATATAGATAGGAAAGCGTGCACTCTTGCTGTACGAGCTTCCAAGACCGACGCGGGCGTCAGGGTCATACACCTCCACCGGACGCTCCAGAGGGGGCTCAGGCCGCTCCTGAAGGGTAAGGCGCCGGAGGACTCTGTGTTTACCACGGAGAGGGGCACACCCCTCAAGAATAATCTGTTGAGGGCCTTCCGGGTATGTCTCAAAAATGCCGGGATTCCCGGGGAGGGACTTGACCTACATGCCCTGCGGTATACGTTCTCAAGCCTGTTAGGTAGTGTGGACGTACATGAGAAGAAGCAGCAGACGTTGATGGGGCATCGGTCCTCTGTTATGACGTCAAAGTACACTCACACCTACGACAAGGACCTGAGAGAGGCCGTAGAAAGAATAAGCCTGGACATAGAATAG